The following proteins are encoded in a genomic region of Populus trichocarpa isolate Nisqually-1 chromosome 13, P.trichocarpa_v4.1, whole genome shotgun sequence:
- the LOC18104191 gene encoding bark storage protein A → MSSSVNLVVMVVGLLVLAQQSFQMSLRNPVAATNNCKIDFTRLGLVLTSGNNEKALQDSGLFTPDAETPYVDIAGRRFHIGTLNARYIVYVKIGGNSVNAAIAVQILLNRFRIQGIIHFGSAGSLDEKSIVPGDVSVPLAVAFTGAWNWKKLGSDKGALNFGEFNYPVNGENLLASVDYDTIKLFSKGQSPQDVFWFPSTTSWYSAATQVLQDLVLRQCYHGVCLPYKPKIVFGTKGSSSDSYIKNKAYGDFLHKGLNVSTADQESAAVAWTSLSNEKPFIVIRGASNVAGGASSVSQLSYLASYNAFLAAAKFIESIPTPRLACE, encoded by the exons ATGTCGTCGAGCGTTAACTTGGTAGTGATGGTGGTTGGGCTGCTGGTTTTGGCTCAGCAGTCTTTCCAAATGAGTTTGAGAAACCCTGTTGCTGCGACAAACAATTGCAAAATTGATTTCACTCGTTTAGGGCTTGTGTTAACTTCTGGTAACAACGAAAAGGCCCTTCAAGACTCTGGTCTCTTCACACCTGATGCTGAAACGCCTTATGTTGACATTGCGGGGAGAAGGTTCCACATTGGGACACTTAATGCTCGTTATATTGTATATGTTAAGATCGGGGGAAATTCT GTAAATGCTGCCATTGCTGTGCAAATCCTCTTGAATAGATTCCGTATTCAGGGAATTATTCACTTTGGTAGTGCTGGGAGCCTTGATGAAAAAAGTATAGTGCCAGGTGATGTTTCCGTGCCGCTTGCTGTTGCTTTCACAGGAGCTTGGAATTGGAAG AAATTAGGGTCAGATAAAGGGGCGCTGAACTTTGGCGAGTTTAATTATCCAGTGAACGGAGAGAACTTGTTGGCTAGTGTAGACTATGATACAATAAAATTGTTCTCTAAAGGACAATCACCGCAGGATGTTTTCTGGTTTCCCAGCACAACATCCTGGTATAGTGCTGCCACTCAAGTGCTTCAG GATTTGGTGTTGAGACAATGCTACCATGGAGTTTGCCTACCTTACAAGCCTAAGATTGTGTTTGGAACTAAGGGCTCTAGTTCTGAttcttacattaaaaataaagcatATGGAGATTTCCTTCACAAAGGTCTTAACGTCTCAACTGCCGATCAAGAAAGCGCTGCTGTAGCTTGG ACATCTTTATCAAATGAAAAGCCTTTCATCGTGATCCGAGGTGCTTCAAATGTAGCAGGTGGAGCAAGTTCAGTGTCGCAACTTAGCTACTTGGCCTCCTACAATGCTTTCCTTGCTGCAGCCAAGTTCATTGAGTCAATTCCTACGCCACGTCTGGCTTGTGAGTGA
- the LOC18104192 gene encoding bark storage protein A, producing MAQKFGSDEGQLNFGEFNYPVNGENLLASVDYDTIKLFFEGQSPQDVFWLPSTTSWYSAATQVLQDLVLRQCYHRVCLPSKPKIVFGTKGSSSDSYIKNKAYGDFLHKGLNVSTADQESAAVAWTSLSNEKPFIVIRGASNVAGEANPGLSPASYLASYNAFLAAAKFIESIPTPRLACE from the exons ATGGCGCAGAAATTCGGGTCAGATGAAGGGCAGCTGAACTTTGGCGAGTTTAATTATCCAGTGAACGGAGAGAACTTGTTGGCTAGCGTAGACTATGATACAATAAAATTGTTCTTTGAAGGACAATCACCGCAGGATGTTTTCTGGCTTCCCAGCACCACATCCTGGTATAGTGCTGCCACTCAAGTGCTTCAG GATTTGGTGTTGAGACAATGCTACCATAGAGTTTGCCTACCTTCCAAGCCTAAGATTGTGTTTGGAACTAAGGGCTCTAGTTCTGAttcttacattaaaaataaagcatATGGAGATTTCCTTCACAAAGGTCTTAACGTCTCAACTGCCGATCAAGAAAGCGCTGCTGTAGCTTGG ACATCTTTATCAAATGAAAAGCCTTTCATCGTGATCCGAGGTGCTTCAAATGTAGCAGGTGAAGCAAATCCAGGATTATCGCCTGCTAGCTACTTGGCCTCCTACAATGCTTTCCTTGCCGCAGCCAAGTTCATTGAGTCAATTCCTACGCCACGTCTGGCTTGTGAGTGA